The Candidatus Methylarchaceae archaeon HK02M2 DNA window CAAAACAAAGCGATTAAACTAGTCACCCTAATTTCAGAAAAAAGCGGTACACCTGTGAGCTCTATCGGTGTGACAGGATCGATCCTAATAGATATCCATAGATTAGAATGTTCAGATATAGACCTTACAGTTTATGGAAGAAAAAATTCTTTAAAGATTAAAGAGACACTTTTATCTTTATACGAAGAGAAAGAGAAAGATATCAGTAAGCTTCATGGAGATTCTTTGAATAGATGGTGTAAAGAGAAGGTTGAAGATTATCCACTAACCTTGGATGAAGCCAAAAAGTTATATGATAGGAAGTGGAATTATGGTTTATTTGAAAGAACGAATTTCTCAATACATCCAGTAAAACTCGATTCAGAAATTACAGAACAATATGGGGATAAAATTTTCACTCCTGTATGTGTGATAAAGATAAAGGCAACGATCTCTGAAATATCAGACTCTCTCTTTCTTCCTCATACTTATTCAGTACAAAAGGTAATTGTAGAAGAGGGCCCTGAATTACATGATATAAGAGAGGTTACTGTATATGAAGGTGTATACAGTGGAATTTTTGAGATAGGGGAGGAAATAATCGTGAGAGGAAAATTGGAGAAGGTAGTCGATAAAAGATCTCAAGAAGTATATTATCGTGTTTTGGTAGGCTCTCTCTCTGGAAAAGGAGTGGAGTATATTAAACCGATTAACCATCAATAAAAGACAAAATTAATGAATAAATATCAATAAATATCAATAAATAAAGTTAACTACATGAGTAATCATCAAAAAATCAGTAATTTTTACTATAATATCTATAAAAAATTGAAATATCTAATAGAGAAAAATAGTTAAATGGTTAAGAACTAGATTTTTTGAAAATTATGAGGGGATTTAAGGCTACATTATTGACTGGCAGGAGCTTAAAACAAGGTATGGGAAAGGAAGTCAGTAAGACTTCTGATAGATATAAGGAAAGTGTTTCCATCTGTGAAGTTCATCCTAATGATATGGAGAATGCAGGTCTAAAAGAAGGAGATCTTATACGTGTTACAACAAAGTTCGGTAGCATTGTTGTTAAATGTGTTCCATCAGATCATATTCCAAAGCCTGGCATAATCTTTATTCCTTATGGACCTTATGCGAGTTCACTTATAGGCATAAGCACTGATAGTACAGGTATGCCAACATTTAAAGGAGCATCAGCTGAAGTCGAGGCAGCTCCAGAGGAAAAAGTTTTAGATATAAAGCAATTACTGACCAACCTAGTAGAGGAATAAAAAATGGCTGTAATAGAAGATGTAGTATGCCCGATATGTGGATGCGTATGTGATGATATTATCGTTACAGTTGAGGACAATAAAATAAAGAAAGTAAAAAATTCATGTTCAATCTCAGCTACTAAATTCTTAAACTTCCATAAACATAGGCTCCCATCACCTTTGATAAAGAAAGATGGAGATCAGATTCCTATTAGCCTAGAAGAAGCAGTAGAAAAGGTTGCCAAAATCTTAGTAAATGCAGAATACCCAGCTATTTACGGTTTGGCCTTGTCGAGTTGTGAAGCTCAAGGTTTAGGCGTAGAGTTAGCCGAAGAAATCGGTGGGGTCATCGATAATCAAACCGTAACATGCCACGGTCCTACTGCCTTAGGCTTACACGATGTAGGAATGCCTACTTGCACTCTTGGAGAAGTCAGACATAGGGCCGATTTGATCGTATACTGGGGATGCAACCCTGAAGAAGCTCATCCGAGACATCTAAAAAGATACAGCGTTTTATCAAAGGGAAGGTTTAGAAAAGAAAGAGAGGAGAGGAAGATGGTGATCATAGACGTAAGGAAGACAAAAAGTACTAAACAAGCAGATCTTTTCTTACAGATTGAACCTGGTCAGGACTTTGAACTTATGTCTGCATTACGTGTGATTTTAAACTTTGATGAGATCGAGGAAGAAAGCGTTGCTGGCTTGCCGATAGAGAAAGTCGAAGAATTTGCTGAATTATTGAGAAACTGTGAATTCGGGATCATATTCTTTGGACTAGGTCTCACTATGAGTCGAGGAAAGGAACGAAACATAGATGCAGCTGTTTCCTTAGTTCGTGATCTGAATAAATGGGCAAAATTCAGTATAATTCCTATGAGAGGACATTATAACGTAACTGGTATGAATGAAGTAACTGCTTGGCAGACAGGCTATGCTTATGCTGTAGATTTAAGCCATGGTTATCCATGGTATAACCCTGGAGAGACCTCATTTGTGGATATTTTACGAAGAGGGGAGTGTGATGCAGCACTTATAATCGCTTCTGACCCCGTTGCACATTTCCCAAAAGAAATAGCTCGAAACTTATGTAAAATACCTTTTGCTGTCATAGACCCCCATCCATCTAT harbors:
- a CDS encoding formylmethanofuran dehydrogenase subunit B gives rise to the protein MAVIEDVVCPICGCVCDDIIVTVEDNKIKKVKNSCSISATKFLNFHKHRLPSPLIKKDGDQIPISLEEAVEKVAKILVNAEYPAIYGLALSSCEAQGLGVELAEEIGGVIDNQTVTCHGPTALGLHDVGMPTCTLGEVRHRADLIVYWGCNPEEAHPRHLKRYSVLSKGRFRKEREERKMVIIDVRKTKSTKQADLFLQIEPGQDFELMSALRVILNFDEIEEESVAGLPIEKVEEFAELLRNCEFGIIFFGLGLTMSRGKERNIDAAVSLVRDLNKWAKFSIIPMRGHYNVTGMNEVTAWQTGYAYAVDLSHGYPWYNPGETSFVDILRRGECDAALIIASDPVAHFPKEIARNLCKIPFAVIDPHPSISSLLADIVIPSAFTGIEAEGSAYRMDAVPLRLKKVLEPPPGIYSDEEIISMILEKIRSMRG